The window ACTTCGAAACAGGTCGCTTGAGTTCCTCACAAGAGTATATCCGCCAAATTGCAATAGTGTAAGAACCTGTACCAATCAGAAGAGAATACATCAGGCAAAATAGTCAACTCGACGATGAATAGCTCAAAGCAATGTGATAGGAGAAGACTAAAGTAAATATGTTCTATGAGAAAAAGAATGCTACTACACAGACCTGCACTGCAACAAACGAATACACAGTGTGGTTAAGCTTCCAATGCCCCAGTTCATGGGCAATAACAGCTACAACTTCATCATCATTTTTGCACTGTAAAACAACAATTGATAATGTGAACATCAACCATGACCAACTACTATACAAATAAAGATATGATATCAATAATATATTCCCGAAATGTTTGCAAACATTTGTTAGTTTATATGGCTTTTGTCACTATGAGTTGGCCTCCACAATTCTCTCACGTGCCCCCAAACACAAAAGAAAAGGACACAgcacattatttatttttttttttttttgaataaacgaaTTTCATTAAGATGgataaaaagtaatttttttgttGGGGGGTGAGGATGAGGGATAAGAGGCCCTCCATATGGTAGTAGCCAAATACAAGGAAAAAAACTGTAAATTCCTAATATATCACATGATAAGTAAATCTGCATTTTGGTCTCCCAGTGATAATGTCATGTCATATGGTTCTTCAGTTTTTAAATATAGTAGTtctaaagcaataaaaattagtGCTATGATCTTCAATATGCAAGCTTAAACTAGACTAACTTTCCCAAACCAAGTCAATAAGTAGAAGACAACCGTATGCATAGAAGGATTCCAGATTTATTAAATAAGTCACTGCAtgaaataatgcaagaaggatttTCAAAGAAATAACTACATAAAGCTTCACAGGTACACAGAAGAAAGTGTAACAATCACAaacatgaaaataatttttaaaactcaGTAATCTCAAACCTGCTGAATCAATGTGTCATATAAGACAATCCGCTTGTTCTTGAAGAATCCATACATATAGGCCTGCAATATATGTAATGATATATTGAGAAAAATTTAAAAGCCCAACAAAAATGAGGGCAAAAAAAAACATCCTGTAGCCTATGCCACTATTTAGCTGTGGTGGTTCCATcctcatataaataaataaacaaataaaaaggaaaaggaaaaggaaatggAGTAGCAGATCTCGAGGAGTTCAATCATTACATTGCTGTGGCTTGACCTAGTTGATCCATCAACAACAAACAACTTCTTTAGTGGAAACTTGAGAGAGGCAGCAAGTTTCTCAATTTTCTCCCTGAGTGTACCATCCGGAAGCTGGTCCCCAGCAAAACATGAAGGGAATGgtgatcaaaaataaaatattgcacCTTCATAAACTGTTCTTAAaagattatttaatattttgaaatACTAACTGGGGTGAATTTGTTGAAAAGTGGAGCTATCAGGACTGGATAAATTGTCATCATCACAAGAGAAAGAACAAGCATGAACCCCCATAGATAGATAGCAAGGTAAGGACTTCCTTTCTGCAAATATTATAGAAGATAGAATATAAGCACTCTAAAATTACAATAACAGAAATAACAGATAAAGTATGACAGTAAATATTGCAACAAAAAGTTTACACGTGATGGCTGTTTCAACAGCGATCAGGATCTTACCTGCACTATTACAATAATTGCAGCCACAATAGGTGGACCAATTACAATGGCTATCAACATTCCTTTGATCATGTCCCTAAAGAATAACCATATTGTTTGCTGTACAATAGATGAAAAAAGTAACAACATGAACCATTATGAAGATGAAATGTATAGAAGCTAGTCAATATTATCATTTagaaaaataagacattaaacagaaagataattttaaaaaaacaataaagaatACAAGAGGATCAAAGGAAGAGCATGAACCTTGTTAAAACCATGACGGGCCTCAATCACAAAAGTTGAGTACAGAGAGAAAGGCAAATCAGTTATCTGTAAAAACGAGTAGTAAAGCTTAGGTCATTCATTTGCATATAAGATGTGAATTGAACACTACAACAAAAGCGACAAGGCCTTCTCCAACTAAGGGCTGAATACATGATAAGAACAATAACAGAGTCCTCTTGTGAATCGTGTTTGCAAAGCCATTCAACCTTAGTCATTCTTAAATGTCATCAATAATTTTTCCTTGCCTCCCTCTACCTCTAATTCGAACAGCTTTTCGTTTTGTTGTACACCTTAATAAGGCTTCTACTGGTCTTATTCCTGGTCTTCTCTTGTCATTTGTGACCACCCTTAAAAAATAACTCTCATCTTTGCAACATTGaggttttttgctttttggttatgGTTGCCAACCATTCATTTAAATACAACAGAGCAACACAAGTAGATTTGCTTTGAATATTGAGTGGCAATTTTCTATTGGAAGTAACACTCAACACACTGCCGTATCTCATTCCAACAACTCAATTCTTATGGTTTGCATCTCTCTTTATTTCCATAATTTTGCAAGATGGACCAAAGAAACTTAAACTGGAATGGAATATACGATGTAAATATTGATATCAATAAAGCTTATTTCTATCAAAGGTCTTGCAGCATTTTGTACATACCTGTGACCAGATCATGACACCAGCTAAAAAACCTAGGGTATGCAATATTTCATTTTCTGCATTCAGACCTACTAATGTCACCAAATGTTCTGATTTCTGCAATCAAGAATAGGATTAATTGGTCAAGACCCATGATATAGTTGCTATGTTGGGTTTCATAAAAAACACTGAATTGAACTTTTACCTTCCAAAACCAGGGCAACACCCGAAAGTACAAGATTGTGGAGTCCATCACTATTGTTACAAACTCGTGAACAAAATGGAAGTAGCTGAAAAAGGTAAATAAACCTCCATGTAGAAGAACATTAACAAGACACATAAAACTATAGAAGCAAACTTCAGGATGACCTATGAATATCAGATAAACAAAATGACAAACCTTTTATCAAGACTGTAGGCCCtggatttcaaaaatttatcttggCTGATTACGCCTTCTAAAGTCTTTGGAAGAGTAGGAAGTTTGAGTGCCTTATGTTGTCGTATATCCAAGTAGGTTTCAAAGAAGTACATAAAGATCATAAACCCTGAAAATGGATCAGATGAAAAACATATATCAGGTATATCCTATATGTTTTTGACATGTAATACTACCACAGTCATACACAACATTGGTTGATTTGGGGTAAATCCATACAGAATTAACACTTGATATGACATTGCCAACAAATTTTTCGTTTTCTAATTGATATTTTCCTGATTTATTTGAAGCTGCAACCAGAAAACACTGCAGATTGTCACTGAGTGTATAATTAACATGTTCTATGTTGGTTTAAGATGCTTAAGGACTTCATCTTACTACCAAAGCCAGCTAATTTATAAGAAACACTCAAATGAGTAGCAATGCAATACAAGGCAATGATGTTCGCATcggaaaaataatattaaaaaaaggcCACAATGTTATCAAACTCTCATTTCCCAGTTTAGGTCCATAAATTGAGTCTTACAGTTTTACAAAATGAGctttatgattcatgtttatgTCAACTTTAAGTTTGATTACTTTGCAAGGGGTGGCTTTTGACCAATTCAGTTCACTCTAGCTAGAAGTTATAACTACTAGTCTACTATGCACTATTTAACTCCCACAAAGATATGAACATATAGAATTATGAGTATATCGATCACAAggttttgcctttttttttctcaTATCAATTATCCATAAAACTCAACATTTCTAGCTCAAATGTTCCTAGAAATGCACGTAGCTCCCAGGTCCCATTAAAATTGAAGGATTCATAATCCTCAtaaagttaaagaaaaaaaaaattcaccttatagggagaaattaaaaaaaaaaagaaaaaccctaaATTTTTATGATAACCCCTGAATTCAGAACCCATAAAAGTTGAAGAAAAACCTAAGCTTCCCACAAGTCATTCACATGAAAACTCATAACAAATGGAAACTTTCTCATACCatgaaataaatgaaacaaatttCTATCAACACAGCTAACAGCAGCTCATTGAAAACGATTCCTAGCTTGTAATAAAGGAAATGGAAAATTACGACAGTGCCATtgcagagagagaagaggaagaggagggaagaagaagaagaagaaggagctcACCGACAACAGCTTCCATATAAGGGAACGCCATGGCTGAAGTATCTGAAGAAGAAAAGTAGCAAAGggaagatctttttttttttcagctgATACTAGTTTTCCAATGCGCTTATATATAATGGGTTTTGggtttaaggttttgagttgggtTGACCCAATTGTGTTTTGGACTTTCGGGTCAACACACCATTCATCTGTTTTACTTAAGAGTTAAGACACAAaacagtttatatatatatatatggtaaccaacttgggttggtcgggtggtcagctcactcgtccgcttaagtaagTATCGCGAGtttgaatcccgccttgtgcatgcagcaactcattggctaGCGACAGACCTTTAAATGGAGTTCAGATCCAcaacggattagtccttaacctgtcgggttgggggataccgtttgagtaaaccaaaaaaaaaaaaaaatatatatatatatatatagtaattacataaataaaacttccatgaaaaaaatatatatatatagtaaaactTCGAAGCGatttacatgaaaaaaaaaaaaaagtaaaccaTAAGACATTCCAATGATTTacgaaaatttattataatatggtCGAAATATAACCTTTCTTCAAAAGTTGTAAATGAGTAATATttaattctatttaatttattcatGAAATTTGCTACAAGGCATGTTTGTTTGAAAAATCTAATAGATTATAGATTCATGTCAGTAAGTCAtgagaaaataagaaatttatttttaatagatgGTTAGTATATAAAACTTAATATTATCACTCAATCATGTATTTTTTCTTACCAACAAAATCTAGATAGTTGATAGTTTAGATGATATCCTTTAAGCATTTGATAAGAGATTTGCTTTCTAACTATGTATATGAAAAGATTTGTTcaaatatatttgtttttatctGTGTATTTCTTGTATTATTTATGTCTAATTAGCATTAGCTTTAAATCATCATTGGAGGATGAATTCAATGCATGATTTTGGATAAACTTTTTTCTTTGACTTCAGTTCAAATTACGATTTTGGAGTTTAACCAAACTTCCATACatgctttcaattgatccaagtAATGTAAATAAAACGATTTAAGTATTAACCTTGTCAAACTATTAAAAGTTTTCATGTCAAATACGGATAAGGGATTCAAGTCCCCTTAAGTTTTGATTTCCATTTCTAAACATTTCATTAGCAGATTTTTCAGCTCATAAAACAACTAGGGAAAAATATTGAGGATCCCCCTATAACAAAGACAATAGTTAATATTCCAAAGTCTGTGCTAAACAGCTCTATTTGTAGTAGTAACTACCTATAATAACAAACTGGTAGTGACTAAGCTAGTTTTTATTAGTGTAAAATTGTGGAACCAATTGAAAATGTGTCTGCATATCAATAAAATAATGTGAGCTTTAGTGTTCAGTTCTTGTTCTTTACTTGTTTTGTCCATAATATTGGTGAGAGTTCcatcacaacaaaaaaaaaaacatgagttTTGATCCATGgataccaaaaaagaaaaaaaaaatcagtacTTTAAGGTAccgtttggtggagagatagagacagaaagactgagactaagagacagggatggaaataaatttcaatattctatttggtgcaaaatgggagacagaaattgaaacaagaatgaaactctaatttaatttgcacaaagggtaaaattggaattcattaattgaaatgagcgtattttaggtataaaatgttattaaagtttcagtctccatctctaaaaattttagtcccctgtgtccttactttttggaggtactgaaatactaaaattttgaaaacagagaaaaaaattttagtactaGTCTCTGAatcaacaaacataatactaagtctcagtctctcagtctctgtgtcagtacctcaaaacaaacgctacctaagagaTGCTACTTGTATAAAGGTTTTAGTGTAGGTGGATACTCTAATAAAGATTTCATAATTGTCttcatataaaaatactttattgTGACCATTAGATGATAGATTTTAGGGCTTAATTTTCATATACtataaaagtgttatttttatttaaagttgGCAAAACAAATAAGTCACACTTTTTAGACCAAGATcatcataaaaagatgtttttgacATCTTCATTGGAGTAGCTGCCTTCAATTTAAAGCTATGTTTTTGAGTATCTACATTATTCCCATTTCATGATAAGTACTTCAAGGCATCTTTATTTGAATTGTTATCCGCAAAAAAAATTGCTCACTAGTTTGTTGAAGGTACAATGAAGATAGAGTCTCAATTGATACTCTTACATTATGTTGTTCTTATAATCCAAAAGAACAATTTAGAACTCAATcaatatctgaaaagatagaagtTATTGAATGAAATGAAAATTTGACCTTGAATTATCATGATTCATGAGGGTCTAAAAAGCAAGggagaaaaaaatgaagagaatcCAGACAACCCCGGTACAATAATGTTGGAATATTCTTATGTTACTGGTGGAAATTATTTCTCACCGATATTGCACATGCTACAATCCATACCAAAATGCTAAGATGCTTGGCTACATGGTACTAAGGAATCTAGGATCCTAGGACTTGGAATCATATTTCATTCTTCAACATCTAATGTTCTTTTCTAAGAAAAAAAGGTCTGTTCAGGTAAATTTAATCTTTCAACTACCAATTTCTCATCAATAACtggtaattataataaatttaaaacacTCAAAATTATAACCTAATAATAGTATAAGAATGTCTCCCCTCATATCAAGAAAAATTTTAGGGAAATTATGACCTTTTTGTTCAGAAGTGCGAGTAGCTGCTTAATCAACTTCAGCAGAAATTTAGACCAGGCAACAAGACAAACTTTTATTATGTAAAATATATGTAAATGCATGAAACCATAAAGTAAAAGCTGCATGGCTTTATTGGTTTATATACACCACCATACACACAATCCTAAGTCCCTACTTGTATATACTACATTGTAGAAAGGAGAGCTTTCAAAGCATAACACACAAAACCTGAAAACCACTCAACATACTGTACATCATAGCCTCCAGAAGTTAACAAAGACACTCAAATTGTCCAAGGCATTCCAAGGATATACATTCAAGCCTCCTAACAAGGATTCTTCCTTACCTAAGGTCCTAACCATATGCCTAAATAACTATATATACGGTATTATATACACATGTTTGCATCTGCATCctacatttttcttcttctagcAAAACCTTCTGTCGCTTTCCACCTTCTCACATGTCTGATTTTGTATGCATCAGAAAATGTTCTATCTGCCAACACCTTAAGCAGTTAGAACAGCACTCTCAGATTTGAGCAACTTGCTGCAAGGATTGACAAACTTTGCCTCTTCAGAGTTGGCTCCGTATGACGAAAGCAACCTCTTCTGCATTGTTTAAAAAAATGGGAAACAAGAGAATAGCTCAGTACACCATATTATAGTACGCAGGATGAGAGTAAAAATGATGCTGGAAAAGTCTGGAAAATGACCGGACAAAACTCGACCATAGAATGGACAAAGTAATGCACTAAACTTCAGAATAGATTCATCTTTTATCAAATGATTgaagaatacaataaaaaatcGACATGCACAGTCACTCTGTTGGAGAAGTACCATTGGAAAGGGGAAACAAAACTTACATGATCCTCAAATTCAGGACTCATTAGATTCATGGAGAGGTTTCTCATCAACAACAGTACCTGCAAAAGAGAGCCTTGTGAATAACTCGAGCAGAGGGGCCATgaatttaaaccataatatcagACTTCCCTTGTAACCTTGAACCTTTACACACTGCAGAAAAAAAGGAATGATATGGAGGCAAGGCAAGGGAAGGACTAGAGAATAATTACCGTTTCCATATTTATTGGGTCCATCTGTTTCAGCCTCTGGAGATGATTAGTAGAATTGGGATCAAATACACTGCCAATGAAGCTGTAGACTTGTGCAAAATCTGGCATAACTGTATAGAACAGATGAATTTGTCAACAGGACAATCaatcatcataaaatatatatagtatgaaaCAGATGCATAACAAATGACAACAATGCACAATTCAAACACTATTGATGCAAAAACAAGAACCAAAAACCATTAGTTGCAGTTTAAGTACCATCCCAACCTTTAATTGGCTTGGTCTGGTTTCTTTGTTCAAACCCATTGTTACTTGGCCAAGTTGGAGGGGTGTTCTCATTACTGCTGCTATAGCAACAAGTAAGAGGGACAGCTTGTCCAGCTCCAGCCAATCCCATATCATCTGTCAAAACAAAAAGTTCAGCAAAAAGCCCCTCATATTTTAATATTGAAATGTCAAAAGGTGGCATTGAGGTAAAATAAAGACCTTTAGTTGCTGGTGGCACATTGCTTGGGGCCACATTGCTTGGTGGCATGGTGTTATAATTCCAAGATGATAAAGGCACACTGGTTACTGGAGTTCCTAGCACAGATGATGAATCCGGGCTATAAATGTATGCAGGTTCAATGAAAGCTGAGGAAGATTGCAATGGCCCAGTGACATGGGATGCAGTAGGAGCTGATAAAATGCAGAAGTAGAAACCAGTGTTAATTTAAATACTACGCAAcagaaagaaacaagaaatgcATGAAATGTAGATAGATGCTAACCACTCTTGGGAGCTTTTTGAGGGTATGGATGAGAAGCTTTTCTCTTTGGCCGAGGGGGAGGTACATGTTCACTTGTTCCATTCTTCTGGACTTTAAGGAAATATTTTTGTGCATGACTCCGTATCTGCCAAGAAATAGGAGAAGCAAAGTTGATTCTACATTTGTTCATGGAAGGATGAAGAGAGGATAGAAATAAGACCACACAATGAATGTTTAGACATTTCAAAAGAAGAAAATTGATGAAGCACGTACAAATTACAAGTGTGTATTCCTATGCCTGTAAATAGATTTGTTTTTAagggaaaagataagaaacaaagtgaatagcaccaatcatcacatATAACTgaataaatttaacaaaatacataatttggaattcaaaaataaataatcatgTTAAATAACGAACAAAATATAAAGTCACATCATTCTCACTGTCTAGACAGAAACCAAAACTATCCAGCAATCACCAGTAACTTCTTCTCTGctcttctaaattttatttttcagtaaCAATAATAATTACCTGGATAACAGTTTTTGAGCCGACAAATGCTTCAATCTTCTTCCAATCACGATCAAATCTGAAACCAATCAAGAgaaatatagaaggaaataagCAAAACAAGACCatcaagaaaataacacaaatatTATAACAGGCACCAATTTTTTTGGATACCGTAATTCAATCTCATAAAAGTGGTGAATCCCAATCCTATGGCTTTgcctaaaactcaaatcaatgaCTAATTTTCTGATACTTGTATGAAATGAAAGATTCCATGACTTGTAAAACCTATTTCTTTCAATTCTTAATTTTAGCAGAATCttagttatttaaattataaagaacaagaaaataattttatgcTCCATGTTTCAGAAGCAGATTTCGTGCAATCCCAGCTCACAGAGGTGTGAGATTGAAAGCACCAATGGTTTTGGTAGTGATGTGGAGGAGCTGACTCACAGTAAAGATATCCGGTAACAAAGGGGGACTTCTAGTACAAGGTACACTAACTCCATAAGCACACTTTTGCAGCGCTATGCTATGCATTCAcaagggatgcatatatcctctaagGCTCACTAGTCACTACCAAACAGTTCCTACGGTTTAACcctcaaaaactaaaaaacctaTACTTTTTTCTGGGGGGGCAGGGAACCCTAGCAACCAAACTGTGATAAACAATATAAGGAAGAAGGAAATAAGTAAAGGACTTTGAGACCCCAAATTCAAGAACCAAATTGGTATACAGTGTTAACAATATAATCATTTTTACATGATCAATCAACCACGTGTTCCTTTTATCATTCAATGAGTTCAAAGTCATCACACGAGATATCAAACTCGCTAATCAACATGAAAAACACACATTTGGTTTAGATTTAGCTCACTTGCAGCTCAAAATATGATCTATTATCTAAAGCTTCCTGAGATAACTTTCAACAAGGGGGAGAAATTTTATTACTTCCCTGAAATCGGCTATATCAAACataattttacaaaattcaataaaaaaacttTTGAAATTCCAAAAACTCATCACCAATCCACACAATCTTAATTATccataaaattcaataattagGGAAGTAGGAGGTGGTGGGGAAGAGATACTAAAGAAATAACCAATTCTCACCATTCATCTTCATCCTAATCCAAACATTTAACCAGTATCAAACTTTACCTAATACACAAACAAAATCAGATATcccaaaaaccataaaaatccaatttttatattcaattaaaaccgaaaatataaagaatttaaaaaaacttACAATTGAAGAGCTTCTAGAAACTTGTCATGCTCCTGCTCGGTCCAGCTCTCCCTAGACTTAGTAATCGTGTAGGGTTTCCGGATCTTCTTACTCGGATCCTCCGCCACGTTAACGGCGGAAGACGCAGCTGATGGCACGGTTGCCGGAGCATGCTGCGGCGGAGGCGGAGGCGGCATCGGATTAACGCCGGGAAGTCCCATATTGGACGAAGaaggatcgaagaagaaaaatcCTTGAGCTGGGTTCGGATTCACCGACACCATCAAGTAACCCTTAGAATTCAATCAGAaccaaaaaccgaaaaacaaCTCCGATTGCGTTTCAgattttccttctcttctttttaggGTGTGTGACTGTGTCAGTGGGTTTTCCAACAAACTCTGCGTCTGCTTGTTTCTGATGTCCGTTATCGTTTTTGGATCGCAAATTTTTGTGTGTCGTAATCTTTCGTTTCTCTCGAATCGAAATGGGAGGCTCAGGTTTTATAGAGGAAAATGGCGGTGTGAAATGTCTGTAATACCCTCAGCACATGGCTTCTATACATATAA is drawn from Arachis hypogaea cultivar Tifrunner chromosome 12, arahy.Tifrunner.gnm2.J5K5, whole genome shotgun sequence and contains these coding sequences:
- the LOC112726352 gene encoding protein REVEILLE 5 isoform X1 → MVSVNPNPAQGFFFFDPSSSNMGLPGVNPMPPPPPPQHAPATVPSAASSAVNVAEDPSKKIRKPYTITKSRESWTEQEHDKFLEALQLFDRDWKKIEAFVGSKTVIQIRSHAQKYFLKVQKNGTSEHVPPPRPKRKASHPYPQKAPKSAPTASHVTGPLQSSSAFIEPAYIYSPDSSSVLGTPVTSVPLSSWNYNTMPPSNVAPSNVPPATKDDMGLAGAGQAVPLTCCYSSSNENTPPTWPSNNGFEQRNQTKPIKGWDVMPDFAQVYSFIGSVFDPNSTNHLQRLKQMDPINMETVLLLMRNLSMNLMSPEFEDHKRLLSSYGANSEEAKFVNPCSKLLKSESAVLTA
- the LOC112726349 gene encoding CAAX prenyl protease 1 homolog isoform X1 yields the protein MAFPYMEAVVGFMIFMYFFETYLDIRQHKALKLPTLPKTLEGVISQDKFLKSRAYSLDKSYFHFVHEFVTIVMDSTILYFRVLPWFWKKSEHLVTLVGLNAENEILHTLGFLAGVMIWSQITDLPFSLYSTFVIEARHGFNKQTIWLFFRDMIKGMLIAIVIGPPIVAAIIVIVQKGSPYLAIYLWGFMLVLSLVMMTIYPVLIAPLFNKFTPLPDGTLREKIEKLAASLKFPLKKLFVVDGSTRSSHSNAYMYGFFKNKRIVLYDTLIQQCKNDDEVVAVIAHELGHWKLNHTVYSFVAVQVLTLLQFGGYTLVRNSSDLFRSFGFDTQPVLIGLIIFQHTVIPIQHLVSFGLNLVSRSFEFQADAFAKKLGYAAELRAGLVKLQEENLSAMNTDPWYSAYHYSHPPLVERLAAIDESDKKEK
- the LOC112726349 gene encoding CAAX prenyl protease 1 homolog isoform X2; its protein translation is MAFPYMEAVVGFMIFMYFFETYLDIRQHKALKLPTLPKTLEGVISQDKFLKSRAYSLDKSYFHFVHEFVTIVMDSTILYFRVLPWFWKKSEHLVTLVGLNAENEILHTLGFLAGVMIWSQITDLPFSLYSTFVIEARHGFNKQTIWLFFRDMIKGMLIAIVIGPPIVAAIIVIVQKGSPYLAIYLWGFMLVLSLVMMTIYPVLIAPLFNKFTPLPDGTLREKIEKLAASLKFPLKKLFVVDGSTRSSHSNAYMYGFFKNKRIVLYDTLIQQCKNDDEVVAVIAHELGHWKLNHTVYSFVAVQVLTLLQFGGYTLVRNSSDLFRSFGFDTQPVLIGLIIFQHTVIPIQHLVSFGLNLVSRSFEFQVTPFPYSALCYMLHLIDFLIVTFRRRIYQP
- the LOC112726352 gene encoding protein REVEILLE 5 isoform X2, with protein sequence MVSVNPNPAQGFFFFDPSSSNMGLPGVNPMPPPPPPQHAPATVPSAASSAVNVAEDPSKKIRKPYTITKSRESWTEQEHDKFLEALQLFDRDWKKIEAFVGSKTVIQIRSHAQKYFLKVQKNGTSEHVPPPRPKRKASHPYPQKAPKSAPTASHVTGPLQSSSAFIEPAYIYSPDSSSVLGTPVTSVPLSSWNYNTMPPSNVAPSNVPPATKDDMGLAGAGQAVPLTCCYSSSNENTPPTWPSNNGFEQRNQTKPIKVMPDFAQVYSFIGSVFDPNSTNHLQRLKQMDPINMETVLLLMRNLSMNLMSPEFEDHKRLLSSYGANSEEAKFVNPCSKLLKSESAVLTA
- the LOC112726349 gene encoding CAAX prenyl protease 1 homolog isoform X3; translated protein: MAFPYMEAVVGFMIFMYFFETYLDIRQHKALKLPTLPKTLEGVISQDKFLKSRAYSLDKSYFHFVHEFVTIVMDSTILYFRVLPWFWKKSEHLVTLVGLNAENEILHTLGFLAGVMIWSQITDLPFSLYSTFVIEARHGFNKQTIWLFFRDMIKGMLIAIVIGPPIVAAIIVIVQKGSPYLAIYLWGFMLVLSLVMMTIYPVLIAPLFNKFTPLPDGTLREKIEKLAASLKFPLKKLFVVDGSTRSSHSNAYMYGFFKNKRIVLYDTLIQQCKNDDEVVAVIAHELGHWKLNHTVYSFVAVQVLTLLQFGGYTLVRNSSDLFRSFGFDTQPVLIGLIIFQHTVIPIQHLVSFGLNLVSRSFEFQVTPFPYSAFAASD